From the genome of Drosophila melanogaster chromosome 2L, one region includes:
- the PRL-1 gene encoding PRL-1 phosphatase, isoform B has protein sequence MSITMRQKDLRPAPALIEYKGMKFLITDRPSDITINHYIMELKKNNVNTVVRVCEPSYNTDELETQGITVKDLAFEDGTFPPQQVVDEWFEVLKDKYQQNPEACVAVHCVAGLGRAPVLVALALIELGLKYEAAVEMIRDKRRGAINAKQLSFLEKYKPKARLKHKNGHKNSCSVQ, from the exons ATGAGCATCACCATGCGTCAAAAAGATCTGCGCCCAGCGCCCGCTCTAATTGAGTACAAGGGCATGAAGTTCCTAATCACCGATCGACCATCAGACATAACCATTAATCACTACATTATG GAGCTAAAGAAGAACAATGTCAACACTGTGGTGCGCGTGTGCGAACCTAGCTATAATACCGACGAGCTCGAGACACAAGGCATTACCGTCAAGGACCTGGCCTTTGAGGACGGCACCTTCCCGCCTCAGCAAGTCGTTGACGAGTGGTTTGAGGTCTTAAAGGATAA ATATCAACAAAATCCGGAGGCTTGCGTTGCCGTTCATTGTGTGGCTGGTCTGGGACGAGCTCCTGTCCTTGTTGCCTTGGCACTGATTGAATTGGGCTTAAAATATGAGGCAGCAGTGGAAATGATTAGAGA TAAACGACGCGGAGCCATTAATGCCAAGCAGCTGTCCTTTTTGGAAAAATACAAGCCAAAGGCGAGACTAAAGCACAAAAATGGTCATAAGAATTCATGTTCTGTGCAATAG
- the CG46309 gene encoding uncharacterized protein: MRECSSRSNTRLLIVVIVIDQRLRIDTCRYLIEILSRRITGD, translated from the coding sequence ATGAGAGAGTGCTCATCACGCAGCAATACGCGTCTACTTATTGTGGTAATCGTAATCGATCAACGTCTCAGAATCGACACTTGTCGATATTTAATCGAGATACTATCTCGCCGTATAACGGGCGATTAA